Genomic segment of Paenibacillus polymyxa:
TCCCCCCATGTGTATCGCTTCTGTTATACATACCTTAACAGCCTGTTTTAATTAAAAAGAACTTTATTTAGGGTACTTTTTAGTACCTATATCACTAAAAAGTACGTACTGTTCATATTTGCTTGAATAACTCATAATAACATCTGCTGGTCGAAGATTTCTATAGATAGGAGTGAAAAACATGTCGCCAGAATCAAAACGAAGTATCTGGCCATTACTGGCTCTAGCCGTAAGCGCCTTTGCGATTGGGACAACTGAGTTCATCAGCGTGGGACTGCTTCCCCTGATTGCTGAAGACTTGCACATATCTGTAACGATGTCTGCACTAACTGTAACGCTGTATGCATTAGGGGTGACCATCGGGGCACCTGTCTTGACCTCATTAACATCAAGTGTTTCCCGTAAAACGTTGCTGCTGTGGATCATGATTATATTTATTGCAGGCAACAGCCTCGCTGCGGTCTCTAGCGGAATTGCCTTGCTACTGATTGCACGTGTGATCTCGGCGTTCGCTCATGGGGTATTCATGTCCATCGGTTCCACTATCGCGGCCGATCTTGTGCCGGATGATCGGCGAGCGAGTGCGATTTCCATTATGTTCTCCGGGTTGACCGTAGCCACGGTTACAGGCGTACCTTTGGGTACCTACATTGGGCAGCAATGGGGTTGGCGGGCAGCATTTATGGCGATTGTGGTCGTCGGTGTAGTGGCACTCATCGCCAATCTGATTCTGCTGCCATCTACGCTGCGCAAAGGGAACAAGACTCCTTTCCGCGAGCAGGTCAAACTGGTTACCAATGGTCGCTTGCTACTCGCATTTATCATTACAGCTTTGGGGTATGGAGGCACATTTGTGGTATTTACTTATTTATCTCCATTACTTCACGACATAACCGGATTTCAGCAAAGTACGGTAACGTTTATACTTTTGCTGTATGGAATTGCGATTGCCATCGGGAATGTTATTGGCGGAAAAGCAGCAAACCGCAAGCCGCTTTCAGCTTTGTTTTACATGTTTCTGATTCAAGCAGTGATCCTGTTTCTCCTGTTGTTCACGGCACCTTTTAAAACGGCAGGACTGATTACGATCTTCTTTATGGGATTGCTTGCGTTTATGAACGTGCCCGGGCTACAGGTATATGTCGTCATGTTAGCCGAACGGTTTGCACCCAAAGCTGTCGATGTTGCCTCTGCTGTTAATATTGCAGCTTTCAACGCAGGGATAGCAATCGGAGCTTATGTAGGCGGGATTGTAACGGATTCACTCGGTCTCATTCATACGGCCTGGATCGGGAGCATTATGGTTTTCGTTGCGGTTTTGCTCACAGGCTGGAGTCGTATGCTCGAAAAAAGGGATACAACCCCCATTACAGGTTAAAGCTTTTAAAAAATAGAGAGGAAGATTCAAAATGACACAAAACTTACAAAGCACAACATTGTTAAACAACGGAGTTCGCATGCCTTGGTTTGGCATCGGGGTATTTAAAGTGGAAGAAGGTTCGGAGCTGGTCGATGCTATAAAGGCTGCTGTAAAGCATGGCTACCGCAGTATAGATACAGCTGCAATCTATGCGAACGAAAGCAGTGTAGGGCAGGCTATTCAGGAAGCCCTTCAGGAAAATAATCTGTCCAGAGAAGATCTGTTCGTCACGTCCAAAGTGTGGAATGCAGATTTAGGCTATGAAGAGACACGAGCCGCTTATGAAGCCAGTCTGGACAAGCTGGGTCTGGAATATCTGGATCTATATCTGATTCATTGGCCAGTTCAAGGAAAGTATAAAGAAGCTTGGAGAGCGTTGGAATCCTTGTATAAAGAAGGACGGATTAAGGCCATTGGAGTCAGCAACTTCCAGATTCATCATTTGGAAGATCTCATGAAGGATGCCGAAATTAAGCCCATGATCAATCAGGTGGAATTCCATCCACAATTAACGCAAGCCGAGCTGTTGCAATTCTGTCAAAAGAACGACATTCAAATGGAAGCTTGGTCTCCGTTAATGCAAGGTCAATTGCTCGATCATCCGGTACTGCAAGACATAGCGACCAAGTACGGCAAATCGGTGGCGCAAGTGATTTTACGCTGGGATGTACAGCAGGGAGTTGTCACCATTCCCAAGTCTACCAAGGCGCATCGGATCGTCGAAAATGCCGACATTTTTGACTTCGAACTGACGCGCGAGGATATGGATCGAATCCAGGCGTTAAATGCCGATCTTCGGGTAGGTCCAGATCCGGATAACTTTGATTTTTAAAATTACGTTCATCATGAGACGCCGTTTCCTTCTTCACTGAAGGGACGGCGTTTTGTGCATGATGGGTCTGGAGCTACAGCAATCCAATCCCGCCATATGGTATTATAGGGTTATGTGAAAAGAGACGTTTTGGAAGCTTGTGAATACGAAAAATTTCCGGGGGACTTCATGAATAAGACGATTGCAGATATAGCCCAAATGGCTGGCGTATCCAAGAGCACGGTATCCCGTTTTTTGAACGGCGGGTCTGTCAGCGTGGATACGAAACGAAAAATTGAAAAAGTGGTTAAAGCCACGGGCTATGTGCCCAATGCCTTTGCCCAGAGTCTTAAGGCGAAGCGGACCAACATCATCGGCACCGTTGTCCCGCGTCTGGATTCTTTTGCGACATCTCATACGCTGATGGGGATTGATGAGGAACTGCGTTCTCAGCATTATCAGATGCTGATCTCTAATACGAGCCAGGATGTACAGCGTGAAATCGAAGCCATTTATGAGCTGGGAAGACAAAAGATTTCGGGCATCATTTTGCTGGCTGCTCAAATTACAGACGACCATCTGGCCGCGATTCGTGACATTGGTATTCCGGTGTTGCTGGTGGGCCAGCAGCACGAGCAGCTTCATAGTCTTATCCATGATGACTATCGTGCAGGATATGATATCGGCACGTACGTTTTGTCACAGGGACACCGCGAAATTGCCTACGTTGGTGTTACTGAAAAGGATGTTGCCGTCGGTGTGCAGCGCAAGGAGGGCTTTAGGCAGGCTGTTCGCGATGCAGTGCCTGCTGAGTCTCATACGGACGATGCGATGCGAGCAGCAGGGTATGATATCAGATACTATGAGACCGGATTTAAAATGTCCGATGCACGGATTGCTGCATCCGCCATTTTGGACCATTTCAAGCCATCGTTAATGGTGTGTGCTACGGATAATATCGCGCTGGGCGTAATCAATGCTGCTTATTCCAGAGGGATTGTCATCCCGTTGGATTTGTCGGTAACTGGCTTTGGGGGATACGATATTACGGAGGTCATTCACCCTGCCCTGACAACCGTTCAATATCCGTATATGGAGGCTGGACGTGTAGCAGCGCAAAATATTATGCGGCTGGTAGAACATAAATCGGTAGAAAAAGTGACGGTCATGAATTATTCCCTGATCGAAAGAGAAAGCGTTGACAAACGCTGAACAAGTGGATTATAATTTCTACGAAACCGGTTCCATAGCATTCGAGCACAAATGGAATCGGTTGCAAATCCATGGATGAGCATTTTTTTTAATCGTATAGGAACCGGTTCCGATTAAATATTTTTTTCATTAATTTGGAACCGGTTCCCGAAGCGAAGTTTTAATAAAATGAGGTACAACTATGAAAATGACAAGAGAACAAAAGTATCGAATGATCGAGCAGGCAGAGCCCGGTGAAATAGCCGGCTTGGAGGAGAAAGTGGAGCAATGTCACTGGCGGCAGGCGTTTCATATCCAGCCACCGACCGGTTTGCTCAATGACCCCAATGGATTTTCTTATTACCAAGGTGAATACCACTTGTTTTATCAGTGGTTTCCGCTCGGAACGGATCATGGGATGAAATACTGGTATCATCTGAAATCCAGAGATTTGGTCACATGGAATAGTGCGGGCATTGGGATCGCACCGGGGGACTATTTTGATTCGCATGGGGCTTATTCCGGCAGCGCACTGGAGCATGAGGGTAAGTTACACATGATGTATACAGGGAATACACGAGACGAAAACTGGATTAGACATCCTTATCAATGCATGGCTGTTATGGATGAGAACGGTCACATTACTAAATGGGAGCATCCTGTTATTGCCAATGTGCCAGAAGGCTATACAGACCATTTTCGTGATCCCAAGCTATGGAAAGACGGCGATAGCTTTTACTGTGTGATTGGTGCCCAGAGAACGAATTTAACAGGCTGCGCGGTCCTCTACCGATCAACTGACCTTCGTACGTGGGAGTTTGAGGGAGAATTGTGCACAGGCCTGGAGTCGTTTGGCTACATGTGGGAATGTCCAGATTATTTTGAACTGAACGAAGCGGGAGTCTTGATCTTTTCTCCTCAGGGCTTGGAGCCTTCTGGGGATGAAAATCGCAATATTTATCAATCGGGCTACGTAATCGGCAAGCCGTTGGATACCGAAACAAGAACGCTGGAGCACGGTGCATTCCACGAGCTCGATAGAGGCTTTGACTTCTATGCGCCACAGACGATGATTGACCCACAGGGGCGGCGTATTATGGTGGCATGGATGGGCCTGCCGGATATCGAATATCCCACAGATCCGAACGGATGGGCTCATTGTCTGACATTACCAAGGGAGCTTACGCTTCATGAGGGCAAACTCTTGCAGCGGCCGATCCCTGAGCTGACTACGCTGCGTAGAAATCGTGAGGATCGGGTAGCTGACACGTTATTTTCAGAGAGCAAAACCTATGAAGGATTTACAGGTACGGCCTATGAGCTGATCTGTGAGGTAGATCTTTTGAGCGCTAAGGTGTTTGGTATTGAATTCCGTGCGAGTGAGACTGAGAAGACGGTGATTAAATATAATGCCGTCAGTCGCAAACTTGTATTGGACCGTTCGCAATCAGGTGAGCCTGTAGCCACTTCCTATGGTGAGGTACGGCAGTGTCCATGGGATAAAGATCATATCAAACTACATTTGTTTGTAGATGCGTCTTCAGTTGAGATTTTCGTCAACGATGGGGAAGAGGTGTTCACCAGTCGTATTTTTCCGCATCCAGAGAGTGACGAAATACGCTTTTTTGCCGACAAGGGAGAGGCTCTCTTCCAGGCGGTAAAATGGGATTTTACATGAGTAGGCTAAAACATCAAGTGGTTCGTTAATCATCAAACATAACGGAATGAACGAGAGGATGAACATCATGGCGGAAAACAGAGAAATAGCTAAAGAAGTGATCCAGGCAATCGGTGGGCAAGAAAATATTGCATCTTTTGCTCATTGTGCGACGCGCTTGCGGATTATGGTGCATGACAAGGAGAAGATTGATCAGAAAAAAGTTGAGGAGATCGACAAGGTCAAGGGTGCTTTCTTCAATTCCGGGCAATATCAGATTATTTTTGGTACAGGTACGGTAAATCGAATTTTTGAAGAGGTCGAAAAGCTTGGCGTGACCGGTTCATCTAAAGAAGAGGTGAAGAGTCAGGCGAAAAAGGAAGGCAACGTCTTCCAACGCTCCATTCGTACCTTTGGCGATGTGTTTGTACCCATTATTCCTGTGCTGGTTGCTACGGGGCTGTTCATGGGGCTACGTGGCTTGCTCACTCAGCCGCAAATTCTCGCTCTCCTCGGCATGACGCCACAGGACATTTCACCCAATTTTCTATTATACACACAAGTATTAACGGATACGGCCTTTGCTTTTCTGCCCGCGTTAGTCGCATGGTCAGCCTTTAGAGTATTCGGCGGTAGTCCAGTGCTGGGTATCGTTCTCGGTCTGATGCTGGTAAACCCGGCCTTGCCCAACGCTTATAGTGTTGCGGACGGCTCAGCCCATCCGTTGACGATGTTCGGGTTCATTCCTGTAGTGGGCTATCAAGGCTCGGTATTGCCAGCTTTCTTCGTGGGCTTGATCGGAGCCAAGCTGGAGCGAGCGCTGCGCAAACGGGTGCCTGAAGCGCTAGATCTGATTCTCACACCGTTTTTAACACTGTTGATCATGATCACTTTGGGATTGTTTGCCATCGGTCCGATTTTCCATTCACTCGAAGAATGGGTGTTGCACGGAACAACGTTTGTGCTGGATTTGCCTTTCGGTATTGCAGGGATTGTCATCGGTTTCTTGCATCAGATTATCGTCGTTACAGGTGTGCATCATATATTTAATTTCTTGGAGATTCAACTGCTTGAAAAGAACGGCGTAAATGCCTTTAACGCCATCATTACCTGCGCTATGGCTGCTCAAGGTGCTGCCTGTCTGGCGGTTGGGCTGAAAACGAAGAATAGCAAACTGAAAGCGTTGGCACTTCCTTCCTCGTTGTCTGCTTTTCTGGGGATTACGGAGCCGGCTATTTTCGGGGTCAACCTGAGATACATGAAGCCTTTTGTTATGGGCCTTATCGGTGGGGCGGTTGGCGGTTTTATCGCTTCTGTCTTCCATTTGGCGGCTACAGGCATGGCAGTTACGGTCATTCCAGGCACGTTGCTCTACATGAATCATCAGCTTCCGCTTTACATTTTGGCGAACTTGGCTGCTATGGTTGTAGCCTTTGTCCTGACCTGGATGTTTGGCTATAACGATAAAATGTTGGAAGAGGTCAAAACAGCGGGTTCCTCCAATTAACACCACCCAAGTAATGCGAATACACGCAGATTTATACGCTTAATTATAAATATGATGGTCGTTCTATATGGAACGCTCTTGGTCCCTAATCAAAAAGGACTACTAGAGCAGGGTTCCAGGTAGAACGACCATTTTTATTAACTGAGGATTTTGCAAAATCCTGTAACTATGAAATTCTGTTCTAGACCATCCAACTAAACAATCGAAGAGCGTTCATCCAGAAATTCGGACGGCGAGCAGCCTGTCAACCGTTTGAAGATCCGATGAAAATAGGAAACATCGCTATATCCCACATACTCCGAAATTTCACGAATCGTTAGCCGGGACTCGGTCAGCATGTAGATGGCGGTTTTAATGCGTTGCGTATGTACATGCTCGCTGATCGTTTGGCGTGTTACCTCACGCAGCAGCGTCGCGGCATAATTGGGGGTTTTACGGATGGCGTCGCCAAGCTCCTCCTTGGTTACCTTTTCCCGGTAGTGGTTCTGGATATACTGTTTCATATGTTCCACATGTCGCTCTCGATCGCAAGAAATGGCGCCTTTGTCCCATTCCTGATTCATATATATCATTGCCTCGGTCAGCAGACAGTCAGCCATCAGGGTGTAGTAGCTTGGGTGTTCAGTCCATTGATAGTACATCGATTTAATTCGTTCATGCAGCATATCGTAGCATCCAGGTTTGATCAACAACGGCTTGTCAGTATTCAGTATGGGAAGTGGGCTGTTCGTACATGTTTTGCGGCAATGTATCACATACTTGGTATGAAAAAGCGTAGGAATGCTCTTGCCATAGTAATCCAGATGACCGGGTAAAAGCAGTGTTTCACCCTTACCGAGAATGAATTTGCAACCGTTCACCCAATATACACATTTGCCAAAGGTAACCAAAATGAACAGTAAGTCATCGTTGTCGCTATTTGCACCAGCCTTTTCATACCAGTCCACACCGTTGTCCTGCCGAATATCCACCAATGTAATCACGAAACTCACTCCCCGATGTCTTCAACATTCATTATACTGTAGTACATTCATCATACTATAGTTCATAGTCTTGGTGCACGGGTACAGGTAGAATAGAGCTATATAAGTTTAATGTAGATAGAGAAGCAAAGTGGAATAGAAAACCATACAGTAAAGACATTCAGGAGGATGACATTACTATGCTTAAAACGAAAATTATTTGTACTATGGGACCTGCCTGTGACTCCATTCATTTGCTAAAAGAAATGATCCAGGCTGGTATGACTGTAGCCCGCTTGAATATGGCTCACGGGGAGCTGGAAGATCACGTTAAACGTATCGAAAATGTGCGTCAGGCTGCGAAGGAAATGAATACCTTTATACCTGTCATGATGGATATTAAAGGACCAGAAATACGGATTGGCAAGCTGAGAGAGGCATCTTGTCTGTTGAAACCAGGTAGCCAGCTCATTCTGACCACAGAAGAGATTCTAGGGGACGAGCATCGTATTTCAGTGAATTACCCGGATATGCCGAAGGACATCAAACCAGGCGACCGCATTCTCATTGACGACGGTTTGGTTGATCTGACTGTAACCTCCATCGAAGGTACGGAAATGATTTGTAATATTGTAAGCGGCGGTATTTTGAAACCGAGAAAAGGTGTAAACCTGCCAGGGATTCATACGACCCTTCCAGGCGTGACGGAGCGAGATGTGAGGCACATCCAATTTGGGGTGGAGCAGCGTGTTGAGCTTATTGCGGCTTCTTTTGTGCGTAAAGGCGACGATATCCGTGAAATCCGTGAGATTTTGAAGGGACATCATGCTGAGCATGTACAAATCTATTCCAAAATTGAAAATGCTGAAGGCATGGAAAACCTGGATGATATTATCGAAGCTTCCGATGGCATTATGGTAGCCCGTGGCGATCTGGGTGTCGAAGTGCCGATTCAAGATGTGCCTGTGATGCAAAAAGAAATGATCGACAAGTGTAATCTGGTCGGCAAACCCGTTATCGTAGCTACCCACATGCTGGAATCCATGCAGGTGAACCCGCGTCCGACGAGAGCCGAAGTTAGTGACGTGTTTAATGCCGTTATGCAAGGAGCCGATGTTGTTATGCTGTCGGGCGAATCAGCTGCGGGTAAATATCCTGTCGAGTCTGTACGGACCATGGCCGCTGTAGCTGCCAGAGCAGAATCGCAATTCGATTATCAGGAGCAGTTTGATAAGCGCCGAGCACGTCAAAGCACCAACATCACCGAAGTGATTAGTCAGGGTGCGGTGAGTTCGTCCCTGGAGCTGGATGCGAAAGCAATTATTACATCGACTGCCAGCGGATTCACGGCACGTATGGTATCCAAATATCGTCCGAAGGCACCTATTATTGCGGTTACTCCGAATAATACGGTATTCGCTAAAATCTGCCTGTTATCCGGCGTATTCCCGATCAAGGGGGATAAAGTAGCAACAACGGATGAAATGTTCGAATCCTCCATCCGTAACGCGCTGAATGCAGGATATATCCATAAAGGCGATACTGTAGTCCTGTCAGCAGGTGTTCCTGTCGCTGAGGCGGGCACCACTAACTTGATCCGAGTATATCAAGTGTAATTTACAACAAAATATAGACAAGCCAAAAGGCGCTGGCCCCCATGGGTTCAGCGCCTTTTTCACATTCTGTCATATCACTAACTTACAGCCCGAACACACTTTTAGCAACGACCTGTGTCAATTCTGCCTTATGGGCTTGGTATTGCTCAGGTGTAATGCTCTTATTGGCCAGTCGTTGATCCAACTGCTCCGTTAACTGAGCTACCTGTAAATCAACAACAGCCTGTGCGTCCTGTTTATTGGATTGTGCAATATCTGCCAAGGTTTGACCGTTATATAACGCATCATACAATTGCTCATCCGAGGATGCGCCCAGTGTTTTCAAAAGTTCATCATCCTTGGAAGCTTCATTATCCTGTACCTGAGGGGCTCTCTCTGGAGCCAGTGTAGCAGCATTAGCCCGACTTCCCCAAGTAGAAGACTGCCCAATAGATAACGCCAGCAACAGTGTACAGATGATCATAATTCGTTTTCGATTCATGAGTGTAAATCTCCTTTGTGTTCATTCAATTTCTGACAAGGTGGAGCCTTATATGGATATCCAACGGGAGTAATGTTTATGCCTTTAGCCGATCCGGCTTATGTAGTTACCAGATTCTAATATACATCATACACACCCAATCTTAGCGCCAGCTTAATACTCGTTTAAAATAAACTAAAAGAGGAGGATATAAACAGGTAAAACCAAAAAAAATTCACGGATACGAATAATGGATGTGACTTACCCTTTGGATTCTGCCCTTTTCTTTGACCACATTGTTCGTATCCCATGAATACAGAGCATCTGCTCAGACTTACTTTCGCTGTGCTGGATTGGCGGCTTTTTAACTTTGTTAGGGGAGAGGCGGATATGAAAAAAACCTCCTTCACAAAAGTGAAAGAGGTTTTAGACATCTACAACCACTATGATTTAGGGTTTTTTCCATACTTATTGTCGCCAGGCTGACTGTCTAGGCATTCGAATACAAGCAGCACAATGCCACCGAAAGGCACAAGAGCAATCAGAATCCACCACCCGGTTTTACCTGTGTCATGGAGTCTGCGGACAAACACTGCCAGAGACGGTAACAAAACAGCCAAGCTATAGATAAGTGTCAATACTAAAGGAA
This window contains:
- a CDS encoding MFS transporter; protein product: MSPESKRSIWPLLALAVSAFAIGTTEFISVGLLPLIAEDLHISVTMSALTVTLYALGVTIGAPVLTSLTSSVSRKTLLLWIMIIFIAGNSLAAVSSGIALLLIARVISAFAHGVFMSIGSTIAADLVPDDRRASAISIMFSGLTVATVTGVPLGTYIGQQWGWRAAFMAIVVVGVVALIANLILLPSTLRKGNKTPFREQVKLVTNGRLLLAFIITALGYGGTFVVFTYLSPLLHDITGFQQSTVTFILLLYGIAIAIGNVIGGKAANRKPLSALFYMFLIQAVILFLLLFTAPFKTAGLITIFFMGLLAFMNVPGLQVYVVMLAERFAPKAVDVASAVNIAAFNAGIAIGAYVGGIVTDSLGLIHTAWIGSIMVFVAVLLTGWSRMLEKRDTTPITG
- a CDS encoding aldo/keto reductase, with product MTQNLQSTTLLNNGVRMPWFGIGVFKVEEGSELVDAIKAAVKHGYRSIDTAAIYANESSVGQAIQEALQENNLSREDLFVTSKVWNADLGYEETRAAYEASLDKLGLEYLDLYLIHWPVQGKYKEAWRALESLYKEGRIKAIGVSNFQIHHLEDLMKDAEIKPMINQVEFHPQLTQAELLQFCQKNDIQMEAWSPLMQGQLLDHPVLQDIATKYGKSVAQVILRWDVQQGVVTIPKSTKAHRIVENADIFDFELTREDMDRIQALNADLRVGPDPDNFDF
- a CDS encoding LacI family DNA-binding transcriptional regulator, yielding MNKTIADIAQMAGVSKSTVSRFLNGGSVSVDTKRKIEKVVKATGYVPNAFAQSLKAKRTNIIGTVVPRLDSFATSHTLMGIDEELRSQHYQMLISNTSQDVQREIEAIYELGRQKISGIILLAAQITDDHLAAIRDIGIPVLLVGQQHEQLHSLIHDDYRAGYDIGTYVLSQGHREIAYVGVTEKDVAVGVQRKEGFRQAVRDAVPAESHTDDAMRAAGYDIRYYETGFKMSDARIAASAILDHFKPSLMVCATDNIALGVINAAYSRGIVIPLDLSVTGFGGYDITEVIHPALTTVQYPYMEAGRVAAQNIMRLVEHKSVEKVTVMNYSLIERESVDKR
- a CDS encoding glycoside hydrolase family 32 protein; its protein translation is MKMTREQKYRMIEQAEPGEIAGLEEKVEQCHWRQAFHIQPPTGLLNDPNGFSYYQGEYHLFYQWFPLGTDHGMKYWYHLKSRDLVTWNSAGIGIAPGDYFDSHGAYSGSALEHEGKLHMMYTGNTRDENWIRHPYQCMAVMDENGHITKWEHPVIANVPEGYTDHFRDPKLWKDGDSFYCVIGAQRTNLTGCAVLYRSTDLRTWEFEGELCTGLESFGYMWECPDYFELNEAGVLIFSPQGLEPSGDENRNIYQSGYVIGKPLDTETRTLEHGAFHELDRGFDFYAPQTMIDPQGRRIMVAWMGLPDIEYPTDPNGWAHCLTLPRELTLHEGKLLQRPIPELTTLRRNREDRVADTLFSESKTYEGFTGTAYELICEVDLLSAKVFGIEFRASETEKTVIKYNAVSRKLVLDRSQSGEPVATSYGEVRQCPWDKDHIKLHLFVDASSVEIFVNDGEEVFTSRIFPHPESDEIRFFADKGEALFQAVKWDFT
- a CDS encoding sucrose-specific PTS transporter subunit IIBC, with product MAENREIAKEVIQAIGGQENIASFAHCATRLRIMVHDKEKIDQKKVEEIDKVKGAFFNSGQYQIIFGTGTVNRIFEEVEKLGVTGSSKEEVKSQAKKEGNVFQRSIRTFGDVFVPIIPVLVATGLFMGLRGLLTQPQILALLGMTPQDISPNFLLYTQVLTDTAFAFLPALVAWSAFRVFGGSPVLGIVLGLMLVNPALPNAYSVADGSAHPLTMFGFIPVVGYQGSVLPAFFVGLIGAKLERALRKRVPEALDLILTPFLTLLIMITLGLFAIGPIFHSLEEWVLHGTTFVLDLPFGIAGIVIGFLHQIIVVTGVHHIFNFLEIQLLEKNGVNAFNAIITCAMAAQGAACLAVGLKTKNSKLKALALPSSLSAFLGITEPAIFGVNLRYMKPFVMGLIGGAVGGFIASVFHLAATGMAVTVIPGTLLYMNHQLPLYILANLAAMVVAFVLTWMFGYNDKMLEEVKTAGSSN
- a CDS encoding helix-turn-helix domain-containing protein, whose protein sequence is MITLVDIRQDNGVDWYEKAGANSDNDDLLFILVTFGKCVYWVNGCKFILGKGETLLLPGHLDYYGKSIPTLFHTKYVIHCRKTCTNSPLPILNTDKPLLIKPGCYDMLHERIKSMYYQWTEHPSYYTLMADCLLTEAMIYMNQEWDKGAISCDRERHVEHMKQYIQNHYREKVTKEELGDAIRKTPNYAATLLREVTRQTISEHVHTQRIKTAIYMLTESRLTIREISEYVGYSDVSYFHRIFKRLTGCSPSEFLDERSSIV
- the pyk gene encoding pyruvate kinase, which codes for MLKTKIICTMGPACDSIHLLKEMIQAGMTVARLNMAHGELEDHVKRIENVRQAAKEMNTFIPVMMDIKGPEIRIGKLREASCLLKPGSQLILTTEEILGDEHRISVNYPDMPKDIKPGDRILIDDGLVDLTVTSIEGTEMICNIVSGGILKPRKGVNLPGIHTTLPGVTERDVRHIQFGVEQRVELIAASFVRKGDDIREIREILKGHHAEHVQIYSKIENAEGMENLDDIIEASDGIMVARGDLGVEVPIQDVPVMQKEMIDKCNLVGKPVIVATHMLESMQVNPRPTRAEVSDVFNAVMQGADVVMLSGESAAGKYPVESVRTMAAVAARAESQFDYQEQFDKRRARQSTNITEVISQGAVSSSLELDAKAIITSTASGFTARMVSKYRPKAPIIAVTPNNTVFAKICLLSGVFPIKGDKVATTDEMFESSIRNALNAGYIHKGDTVVLSAGVPVAEAGTTNLIRVYQV
- a CDS encoding DUF805 domain-containing protein — encoded protein: MQWYLKVLQNYVGFQGRARRTEYWMFTLFNVIACLILYLVDLLLGLPLVLTLIYSLAVLLPSLAVFVRRLHDTGKTGWWILIALVPFGGIVLLVFECLDSQPGDNKYGKNPKS